The Mycolicibacterium monacense genome contains the following window.
TCCCATCGGAGTGGGAGCCTGCCGATCTCGTACCACAGGCCGCAATAGCGATCGAGGTCGAGTGATCCGACGGAGGTGACAGCAGATCGTTGGCCCAACGTGGTCTCCTTCTTCCTACTGAGCATCTGGCTTGTCGTCGCTCTGCTTCCTCAGCGTCTCACTGGCGTTGCCGACGACGCTGCGGATGAACTCGTACTGCGTCTTGACGAGATCGTCGGCCATGTTCAGGGCGGCGTTGACGATGTTCTCGCGCCTCGACGGATGGTCGTCGCCATGCCCGGGTAACGACTCTTCCACGGCGCCAACGAACTTGCGTACGGCCTCGATCGCGTTCCGTTGGCCGGCTTCGACTGATTTGAGGACTTCCTCGGACATCGCCACCGCACGTTCCGCCAGGTCCGACGGTCGTTCGTCCGGAGTCTTCTCGGTGTCCTCTGCCATGGTCACTCCTCGAGGGTTGAGCGCGGAGACGAGCCTGGAATGGCTCGCCCTCAGGATGCGCTCCGGCCTCGCACGTCAATAGGGCCGATGGTCGTCATCTCGGGCGCCGGCAGGACAGACGAAAACACCCCCGGCCCAGTGGACCGGGGGTGGGATGCCCTCCGAGAGGCTGAGATTCGCGAGAGAGACCTCACCCGCTGACGGGAACGAGGACGGTCTTGCCGGGGAGGCGCCCGGCGTCGGCGTCCGCGTGCACCGCGGCGATCTCGTTCAGCGGGCGGCGTTCGGCGACATGGACCTCCAGTTCCCCTGCGTCGACGCGGCTGACGAGATTCGCCAGTTGTGTGGCGTCGCTGCGCACGAAGACCCGCTGTGTGCGCAACCCGCGCTGGGGATCCTCCGGCCCAGAGGTCATGGTCCCCACCAGGAATCCGCCGTCGGCGACGACGCCTGCGAGGGCGGCGGTCTCGTCCGGCGTAGTGCTGACCAGGTTGAGCACCACATCGAACGGCTGCCCCTCCACGGCGAGCGGAGTGGTCGTGTAGTCGATGTAGTCGATGAGTCGGTCGGCTCCGAAGCGGCGCAGACGGTCCGCGCCGGCCGGCTTCGCCGTCGCGGTCACGACGGCCCCGGCTTGCTTGGCAAGCTGAACCGCATAACCCCCGACCGCTCCCCCCGCACCGTTGACGAGGATCGTCTGCCCCGCCCTCAGCGCGGCGATCTCGAAAAGGGCCTGCCACGCGGTCAATCCGACGGTCGGCAGGGCGGCCGCGTCCGCCAGCGCCACCGACCGCGACGCGGGGGCCAAGACGTCCGCCGGTGCCACCGCGTAGTCAGCGGCGGCACCGGGGTCCGCCATGGGGAGCATTCCGACGACCTCGTCCCCGACCTTCCATCGCGTCACCCCGTCACCGATCTGGACGATCGTGCCCGCGACATCGATGCCCGGCGTGTGCGGGAAGGTGATCGGGAAGACCTCGGACAGATAGCCGCCGCGGATACCGGCGTCCACGGGGTTGAACGAGGTGCCGGCCACCTCCACCACCACGTCGGCGGGACCCGGCGTCGGCCGCTGTACGTCCTCGTACTGCAGCACCTCGGCGCCGCCGTACCGATGGAATCGCGCTGCCTTCATGGGTGTCCTCCTTGAATTGGTTACTTCTACTTCGAAGCATCTGTCTGATGTAACTCGCTTCGAGTTCGAAGCAATCCACACTTATATGTGATTGCGGTCACATCGCTTTGAATTCGAAGCAATATGCTCCATACATGGATGAAGCGCTCGGACCCGCCCAGCTGCGCACCTACTTCGCCCTGACCGAGGCGGTCAGCGTGCTCCAGTACGCGGTGCAGGAACAACTGCGGGCCGAGGGCGACCTCAGCTATGTGCAGTTCGAGATCCTGGCCAAACTCGTCGACGCCGATCGCCCACTGACCATGACGGAACTGGCCGACGGTGTGGTGTACAGCCGCAGCGGCCTGACGCATCAGGCGGGATTGCTCGAGAGGGCCCGGCTCATCACCCGCGAACCCAGCGCGCACGACCAGCGCGCCACGCTCGTCCTCATCACCGAGGAGGGTCGAGCCCGTGTCGCGAAGGTCCTACCCGGCCACGTCGAGATTGTCCGGGAGCTGCTGTTCGACTCCCTGTCCGACGACGACGTGCGCACCCTGGGCGACATCATGAGCCGCACTCTCGGGCACATGCGCGCCCGACCACCCCGCTCCGCCAAGCCGCGCAAGAGAGCGGCGGCTCCCTGAGCGCTGCCGGGGTCGGCGCATCTGAAGACTTCTACGCCCAACGAACGCACCCCCGGCCCAACAGGACCGGGGGTGCGTCGTGCGGACTACTCAGTGAGCGTGGCCGTGATGGTGGCCGTGGCCGTGATCCTCTTCCTCGGCCGGCTTGTCGACGATCGCGGTCTCGGTGGTGAGCACCATGCGGGCGACCGACGCGGCGTTGAGCACCGCCGATCGCGTCACCTTGACCGGGTCGACGACGCCGTCGGCGAGCAGGTCGCCGAACTCGAGCGTCGCGGCGTTGAAGCCCTGTCCCGCAGGCAGTTCGCTGACCTTGTTCACCACGACCGAACCGTCGAGCCCGGCGTTGGTGGCGATCCAGTACAGCGGAGCCGACAGCGCGGAGTTGAACACCTCGACACCGAGCGCCTCGTCGCCGGAGACCGAGCCCCGCAGGCTGTCCAGCGCCTTGCGGGCCTGCACCAGGGCGGCACCGCCGCCGGTGACGATGCCCTCTTCGACGGCCGCCTTGGCCGCGGAGACCGCGTCCTCGACGGCTTCCTTGCGCTTCTTCAGATCGGTCTCGGTGGCCGCACCGACCTTGATCACCGCGACGCCGCCGGCCAGCTTGGCCAGCCGCTCCTCGAGCTTCTCGCGATCCCAGTCGGAGTCGGTCGCCTCGATCTCGGCCCGCAGCTGTTTGGCCCGGTCGGCGATGGCGTCGGCGCTGCCGCCGCCGTCGACGATCACGGTGCTGTCCTTGGTGACCACCACGCGGCGCGCGGTGCCCAGGACGTCGAGGCCGACCTCGCGCAGCACCAGGCCGACGTCGGGGTTGATCACCTGGCCGCCGGTGACGACGGCGAGGTCGTCGAGGAACGCCTTGCGACGGTCACCGAAGAACGGCGCCTTGACGGCGACGGCCTTGAGCGTCTTACGGATCGCGTTGACCACCAGTGTGGACAGCGCCTCACCCTCGACGTCCTCGGCGATGATCAGCAGCGGCTTACCGGCTTCGGCGACCTTCTCCAGCAGCGGCAGCAGGTCCGGCAGCGAGCTGACCTTCTCGCGGTGCAGCAGCACCAGCGCGTCCTCGAGCACCGCTTCCTGGGAGTCGAAGTCGGTGACGAAGTACGCCGAGATGAACCCCTTGTCGAAGCCGACGCCCTCGGTGACCTCGAGTTCGGTGTTCAGGGTCGAGGACTCCTCGACGGTCACGACACCGTCGTGGCCGACCTTGGTCATCGCCTCGCCGACCAGCTCGCCGATCTGCTCGTCGCGTGAGCTGACCGTGGCGACCTGGGCGATACCGCTCTTGTCGTCGACGGGGGTGGCCGCGGCCAGCAGCGCCTCGGACACGGCGTCGGCGGCCTTGCTGATCCCCGCGCCCAGGGCGATCGGGTTGGCGCCGGCCGCGACGTTGCGCAGACCGGCGCGCACCAGCGCCTGCGCCAGCACGGTGGCGGTGGTGGTGCCGTCGCCGGCGACGTCGTTGGTCTTGGTCGCCACCGACTTGACCAATTGGGCGCCGAGGTTCTCGAACGGATCCTCGAGGTCGATCTCACGGGCGATGGTGACACCGTCGTTGGTGACGGTCGGGCCGCCCCACGACTTGGCGAGCACCACGTTGCGACCGCGCGGCCCCAGGGTCACCTTCACCGCGTCGGCGAGCTTGTCTACGCCGATCTCCATTGCGCGGCGCGCAGTTTCGTTGAATTCGATCTGCTTGCTCATATGTGTCTTCCTGTTTTTGGCATGCAACGCATGCCGCCCCGGACATCACCCGTGCAATACGGGGATCTCCGGGGCGGACACGGGTGCTTACTTGTTGACGACAGCCAGCACGTCGCGGGCCGAGAGGATCAGGTACTCCTCGCCGTTGTACTTGATCTCGGTGCCGCCGTACTTGCTGTAGATCACGGTGTCGCCCTCGGACACGTCCAGCGGGATCCGCTTTTCGCCCTCGTCGTCCCAGCGGCCGGGGCCGACGGCGACAACGGTGCCCTCCTGCGGCTTCTCCTTGGCGGTGTCCGGGATGACCAGACCGGAAGCGGTCGTGGTCTCGGCCTCGTTGGCCTGGACGAGGATCTTGTCCTCGAGTGGCTTGATGTTCACGCTCGCCACGATGGAGCCCTCCACTAGTTCGGTGTAGGTCCAGGTGGTCCCGGACCTGAATGTTTTCCAGCGTTTACAGATGATCGGCATGCGTCCGGTCCCGAGCGCCGTCGTCGCGGGTGCCGACACAGGGGTTGGCCGCCTGCCACCTAGCACTCTATACATGCGAGTGCTAGCACTCAAGGCTGGGTGGTGCCTGTCGGTCGAAGTCGCGCGGGTTGATCAGAAGGTGGGCCGAGACGTCCCCGATGTGCTCCACGTCGACTTCGCGGGCGGTGAAGTGCCAGCCGTCCCCGTCGCGGGCGAACGTGTCGTGATAGCGGCCGACGACGATGGGCTGCAGCGGCACCGTCTCGGTCGCCTGCACGACGCAGAAGGTCGACCGTGCGGACGCGGTGTCGCCGTCGACGTCGACGATCGGGTTGAGCACGAGATGCCGCGTTCGCGGGGTGTTGCCGTGCTCGGCATAGCGCCTGGTCGTGGCCGCGAACAGTTCCGCAATCGGCCCGGCGCCCGCGACACCGGCGAACGAACCCCGCGCGAGCAGCAGGCCCACCCCGTCGAAGTCCCCGGCGTCGACCAGTTCGGCGTAGCGGTAGAGCAGTTCGTGGATCGCCAGGACCTGCTCGACTCTGTTCACGCCACCTGGCTCCGCACCACCGGCAGACCCGGATCGCTGGCCGCCTCCAGCGGTGAGGGCGGTGCGCCCGCCGCGATGAGGTGTGCGGCGAACGAGGCGATCATCGCGCCGTTGTCGGTGCACAGCCGTGGCCGCGGGATCCGCAGCGTCAGTCCGGCCTCGGCACACCGCTGTTCGGCCAGTTCCCGCAGCCGCGAGTTGGCCGCCACCCCGCCCGCGATGAGCAGTGTGGAGACGCCGAGTGTCTCGGCCGCCCGCACCGCCTTGCGGGTGAGCACGTCGGCCACCGCCTCCTGGAAACCCGCCGCGACGTCGGCCTGCGACGCCTCGGGATGACTCTCGACGTAGCGGGCGACCGCGGTCTTGAGACCCGAGAAGCTGAACGCGAACGGATCGTCGCGAGGCCCCGTCATGCCGCGCGGGAACACGATCGCCTCGCGGTCGCCCTGGCGGGCCAGGTCGTCGAGCACCTTGCCGCCGGGGTAGCCGAGCCCGAGCAGGCGCGCCACCTTGTCGTAGGCCTCCCCCGCCGCGTCGTCGACCGTGCTGCCGAGTTCGATGATCGGCTCCCCCAGCGACCGCACGTGCAGCAGGTGGGTGTGGCCGCCGGAGACCAGCAGGCCGACGCTCTCGGGCAGCGGTCCGTGGTCGTAGACGTCGGCGGCAAGGTGCCCGCCGAGGTGGTTGACCCCGTAGAACGGCACCTGCCATGCCGCCGAATACGCCTTGGCCGCAGCCACTCCCACCAGCAGAGCGCCGGCCAGCCCGGGCCCGATCGTGGCGGCGACGACATCGGGTCTACCGACGCCTGCGGTGTCGAGCGCGCGCCGCATGGTCGGGCCGAGCGCCTCGAGGTGGGCTCGTGAGGCGATCTCGGGCACCACGCCACCGAAGCGCGCGTGCTCGTCGACGCTGGACGCCACCTCGTCGGCCAACAGCGTCACCGTGCCGTCTTCGCTCAGTTCGGCGATGCCGACACCGGTCTCGTCGCAGGAGCTCTCGATGGCCAGGATGATCACGGCACTTCTCGCTTCGCAACGCTCGGTGGGTCTCGCCTCATCGTATAGGCGTCGGCGCCGCTGACCCGGTAGTAGCGCCTGCGCAGCCCCACCCGGGTGAACCCGACGCTCTCGTACAGCGCGATGGCCGGTTCGTTGTCGGTGCGCACCTCGAGGAAGATCACACCGCCGTCGGCGACCTCGAGCAGCTGTTCGAGCATACGGCGGCCGATTCCGCGACCCTGATAGTCGGGGTCCACTCCGATGGTGTGGATCTCGTACTCGTACGGCTCTTTTCGGCCCAGCCGGGCGATACCGCCGTAGCCGACGAGGATGTCGTCGGCGCGGGCGGCGACGTAGTGGTTGTGCGGTGCGCTCAGTTCGGCGAGGAACGCCCGCGCGGGCCATGGATCGTCGCCGGGGAAGAGTTGGGCCTCCAGATCGGCGCACCGGGCGGCGTCGTCTTCGGTGAGGGCGCCGTAGGTGACGCTCACCGGCGTGTCTGCTCGGCGCGCGGCGTCGCGTCGGGGCGGCGCAGGTACAGCGGCACCAGCGCATCCGGCTCCGCTGCCCAGTCGGTGACGGCACGGACCAGGCCCTCGACCGACGGGTACTGCGGGCCGACGACGGTGACATCGAAAAGCGCTGCGTGGTCCGGTGATCCGGCCGCCACGGTGGCGCCGGGCGGTACGTCGGCGGGTGCGTTGACCGCGGGGCCGTCGACCCGGACGCCGTCGCGGTAACGCGCCCAGTACACCTCGCGACGACGGGCGTCGGTCACGACGAGCGCCTCGCCGGACGTCGCCACCCCGATGGCGTCGAGGCTGCACACCCCGTACACCGGGATGCCCAGGGCGTGTCCGTAGGCGGCGGCGGTGGCCATTCCGACGCGCAGGCCGGTGAACGGGCCGGGCCCGCAGCCGACCACCACGGCGGTGAAGTCGTCGACGGTGATCCCCGCGTCGCGCACGGCGGCCAGCACGTTGGGGGTCAGCCGTTCGGCGTGCGCCCGCGGGTCCACGGTCACCCGCTCGGCGAGCACGCTCAGCCCGTCGTCGCCCCGGCGCACCACCCCGGCGGTGACGGCGGGGGTGGCGGTGTCGATGGCCAGCACGAGCGCGCTCACTGTCGGCTCCACTGCCAGATGGCGGTGCGCGCCTCGGTGTCCACGGCGCGTTCCAGCCGGATGTCGAGGTGGCTGTCGGAGAGCCGCTCGGCGACGCCCTCACCCCACTCGACCACGACGACGGCATCGTCGAGATCGGTGTCGAGGTCGAGTGAGTCGAGTTCGGCGAGCAGGTCGGTGCCGGGGTGGTCGAGCAGCCGATACATGTCGACGTGGACCATGGCCGGCCGGCCCGGTTGCCGCGCGCGGTGCACTCGCGCGAGCACGAACGTGGGCGAGGTGACCGGACCCTCGACGTCCATCGCTTCGGCGATTCCCTTGGCCAGCACTGTCTTTCCCGCACCGAGCGGTCCGGAGAGCACGACGACGTCACCGGCGTGCAGGTGTGCGCCGAGCCGGGCGCCCAGCGCCATGGTGTCCTGCGCGGTGGCCAGTTCGGCGGTGCCGCTCTGCCGGTCAGTCACGGGACCGCGCCCGGTCGCGGATCCGCCGCGTCAGTGCGACGAGTCTGGACGGTGTGGCCCGCTCGACCAGCCGGACCAGCGCATCGTCGATCTGCTCCGGATGCTCGAGCTGCACCAGATGCCCGGCGCCGTCGACGATCACGAGCTCGGACTTGGGCAGCGCGGCGGCCATCTCCTGCGAGTACTCCATCGGGGTGAGCAGATCACGGTCACCGCAGGCGATCAACGTCGGGACCTTCGCCAGGGTGGTCAGGCCGCCCGTCTCGTCGTGCACCTCCAGCGCGTGCAGGAACTCGACCAGTGTGGGAATCGGCGTGTCGTGCATCATCTTCTCGGAGAACGCGACGACGCTCGGGCTGATCTTCTCGTCACCGTAGGACGCCGCGCGCAGGATCGGGCCGATCACCGCCCGGGCCACCCCGCGGGTGCGGTGCACGGTGCCAGGTGCGTAGCGCGCCGCAAATCGGACCGCTTCCAGCGCAGGGTTTTTCAGGATCTCACCGAGCGGTGAACGGGATACGCCCTCGGCGGCCGAGGAGATGATCGCGGCACCGACGACGCGGGTGGGATAGCGCTGCGGGTACTGCCGTGCGTGCGAGAGCACCGTCATGCCGCCCATCGAGTGGCCGACCAGCACCACCGGACCGCGCGGGGCGACCACCGCCAGCACCGCTTCGAGGTCCTGGCCGAGCTGGGTGACGGTGTAGGTGTCGGGGGGCGCCTCGCCGGACTGGCCGTGGCCGCGTTGGTCGTAGAACACCATCCGGACCTGGTCACCCCACTGCTCCGACAGGCGGGCGCGCTGGAAGTGGAAGGCGCCCATGCGAAGACAGAAGCCGTGGGCGAAGACGACCGTGAGCGGAGCGTCGGCGGGGCCGACCTCGCGTACGGCCAGCGGCACACCGTCGGTGGTGGTGACGACCGAGCTGCGGTCGGCGTCGAGCAGCTCGAAATCCTCGGCCGAATAGGGGTCGTCATCGGTGACGCGGCGCGCCACCGAGCGGGCCACGGTCACCCCGGCCAGTGAGCCGACCGCCGCCAGTCCCGCGGCGCCGGCCAGCCAGCCGGCGTTTCCACGTCGCCTGTTCTCGTTGTCGATCAACGGCTTTCCCGTCGGTAGGTGCGGACGACCCGGCCGCGGGGGCTGGTGACGATCTCGTAGTTGATGGTGCCGATGATCTCGGCCCAGTCCTGGGCGGTGTGTTCGCCGCGGGTCCCGGGGCCGAACAGGATGGCCTCGTCGCCGTCGCTGACGTCGACGGGCCCGGGTCCGAGGTCGACGACGAACTGGTCCATGCAGATCCGTCCCACCCCGGGCCGCAGCCGGCCGTTGATCAGCACCTGCAGGCGCCCACTCAGCGAGCGGTACACCCCGTCGGCGTAGCCGATCGGGAGCAGCGCGACCGTGGTGTCACGCTGGGCGATCCAGGTGTGGCCGTAGGACACCCCGTCACCGGCCTTGATCGAACGGGTCTGCGCGACCGGACATCTCAACGTCATCGCGGGACGCAGACCCATGTCGCCGAGCGCGGGGATCGGGGTCTGCCCATACACGGCGATCCCGGGGCGGACCATGTCGAAGGCGAGGTCGGGTCGGGTCATCGCGGCCGGTGAGTTGCACAGATGCGCGACCTCGAACGTCACGCCGGCGTCAGCGGCCTGGCGCCGCATGTCCGTCAACCGCTGCGCCTGCCGGTCGTTGGTGGGGTTGTCGGGTTCGTCTCCGCACGCCAGATGCGACATGATGCCGCGTACCCGCACCGCGTCCTCGGCTTGCGCCTTGGCCAGGCGTTGCAGCAGTGCCGGGTATTCGGCGGGGCTCACCCCGTTGCGGCTCAGCCCGGTGTCGGCCTTCACGGTGAGGGTGGCCGTCATCCCGGTGCGGTGGACGGCGTCGAGGATCTCGCCGAGCTGACGCACCGAGGACACGGCGAGTTGGATGTCGGCCTGCACCGCCGGGGCGAAGTCGGTGCCCGGGCCGTGCAGCCACGCCAGCACCGGTGCGGTGATGCCGTCGGCGCGCAGTGCGAGCGCCTCGCCGACGGTGGCCACGCCGAGTTCGGTGACCCCGGCGTCGAGGACGACCTTCGCGACTTCGGTGGCGCCGTGTCCGTAGCCGTCGGCCTTGAGCACCGGCATCACCTGGGCAGATCCAGCGCGGTCACGCAGAAGCGCCACGTTGTGTGAGATCGCGTCGAGGTCGACGACCACCTGCGCGGTGGGGGTCACGGTCGTCTCGGATGTCTGCATGGTCATGTCACCGCGCTCGATTCTCCCAGAACCCGGTCGCCAGGTGCGGCGCGGCCGGTTATCCAGGAGGGGATCGCCGCCGGGGCGGATCGCGTGCGGGGGTCGCAATGATCGTTGGAGGATTCGGCGAGACTTTTGCTGAATAACCTCTTCGGAAGCTCGCTCGCTGAACGCTCTGCGCGGCTACCGTAGGAGTTTGGAGGAAATCATGAGGCTTCCACGCATGTTCTTCGTCGCAGCAGCGATTGCTCTGGCCACGCTCACGCTGGCTTTCGGCGAACCACTGAGTCCGCGCGAGGAGGCCGCAGGACCCCAGGACATCGTCCCCGCAGTGACGGGCGACGTGACGCCCCTGAGCCATGGCCCCTCGCCACCGTGCCCGCCCGGCGGCACAAAGGAAGGCCCATTCTGTACCGGTCCCAAGGTTCGATGCGCCAACGGCGTCATCACAGTGCTGGGCCTGTCGTGTCCACCAGCCCCCGCCCCAGTCGCGAGACAAGCACCACCGCCGCCGGTGACCTGACCGGACGGCAGCAAGTACCAACCCCTCCGGCTCTGTACGTTGCCGTGCGCGGATGGTCGCTTCCGCGCTCCCAGGGTTCCATGAGCTGCGGGCACCGCTCGTCGCCGGTTACCTGTGGCCGCCCTTCTAATGGGCGAACGGCTGCACCTCATCGAAGTGGCCACCCGGCTTGAGCTCGTCGAGATGCTTGAGCACCGTGACCATGTCGTCGCGCAGCGCGCGGGCCAGATCGGCGGAAAACCCCTCGCGTACCACGACCCTGAGCACCGTGACGTCCTCGGCGCCCTCGGGCATGGTGTACGCGGGCACCTGCCAGCCGTAGGAGCGCAACGTCTGCGAGATGTCGAACTCGGTGTAGCCCGGGTCGCCCTTCAACCGGAAGCTCACGACCGGGATCGCCGAACCGTCGGTGATCAACTCGAAATGCTCGCTGTCGCGCAGTTCGTCGCCCAGCCACCGGGCGGTCTGCGACAGCGACTGCATGACCTGCGCGTAGCCGCCGCGACCCAACCGCAGGAAGTTGTAATACTGGCCGACCACCTGGTTACCGGGACGAGAGAAGTTCAGCGTGAACGTCGGCATGTCGCCGCCGAGGTAGTTGACCCGGAACACCAGTTCCTCGGGTAGCTGCTCGGCGTTGCGCCACACCACGAACCCGATGCCGGGATAGGTGAGCCCGTACTTGTGTCCACTGACGTTGATCGACACCACCCGCGGCAACCGGAAGTCCCACACCAGATCCGGATGCAGGAACGGCACCACGAACCCGCCGCTGGCGGCGTCGACGTGGACGGGCACGTCGACACCCCCGTCTGCGGCCAATTTGTCGAGCGCGGCGCAGATCTCCCCGATGGGCTCCAGTTCACCGGTGTAGGTGGTGCCCAGGATCGCCACCACTCCGATGGTGTCCTCGTCGACGTGCTCGAGCACCTGCTCCGGAGTGATGACGTAGCGACCGTCCTCCATCGGCAGATAGCGCGGTTCGACGTCGAAGTAGCGGCAGAACTTCTCCCACACCACCTGGACGTTCGACCCCATCACCAGATTCGGGGTGCGGCCCTTCCACGCATCGCCGCCGAGGCGCTGGCGCCAACGCCATTTCATCGCCAGCCCGGCGAGCATGACCGCCTCGCTCGACCCGATCGTCGACACCCCGATCGCGCTGTTCGGGTCGTCGTCGCGCAGATCCTCGGCGTGGAACAGGTCGGCCACCATGCACACGCAACGCTGCTCGATCGCCGCGGTCGCCGGGTACTCGTCCTTGTCGATCATGTTCTTGTCGAACGTCTCGGCCATCAGCTTCTCGGCCTCGGGGTCCATCCACGTGGTGACGAAGGTGGCGAGGTTGAGCCGCGAGCTGCCGTCGAGCATGAGTTCGTCGTGGATGAACCGGTAGGCCGCCTGGGGTTCCATCGCCTCGTCGGGCAGCCGCAGTGACGGCACCGGCGCCATCGCCAACCTGCCGGTGTAGGCGGGCGAGACGTGCTGGACGCGACTGTGCGTGCGCGACATTGGGTTTCCTTTCGGGGTCAGATGCTGCCGAGTGCCGTGCGGATGTGGTGCAGGATGCGCGACGCGGAGGTGGGCGCCGGGCGTGGGCCGGGGTCGGCCGCGGACGCGTTCGCGGCGCGGGCGTGGACGAACGCGGCCATCGCGGCCGCCTCACCGGCGGGCAGACCGGCGGCCAGCAGCGCGCCGATCATCCCGGACAGCACGTCACCGGAACCGGCGGTGGCCGCCCACGCCTCACCCGCCGGGTTGAGGTACGCGCGGCCTGGTCTACCCCCGGTCGCTACGCTCCTGCCCGCCGAACCGGGTTCGGCGACGACGGTCACGTTGCCCTTCAGCAGCACGGTGGCGCCGAACTGGTCGGCGACCTTGCGGGCCGCGCGGACGCGGTCGTCGCCCGGTGGCGATCCGGCCAGTCGGGCGAACTCCCCGGCGTGCGGGGTGAGCACGGTCGGCGCGCCGCGGTCGACGACGAGTTCGGGGTGCGCGGCCAGCAGCGTCAGCCCGTCGGCGTCGACGATCACGGGCAGGTCGGTGTCGAGCGCGAAACACAGCGCCGCCGCGCCGGCCTCATCGGTACCGAGCCCGGGCCCGACCACCCACGACTGCACCCGCCCGGCCGCCGCGGCACTGGGCGCGGCGACCACCTCCGGCCAGTGCGAGACCACCTCGGCTGCAGCACTTCCCGCGTAACGGACCATTCCGCTGGTGGCGGCGACGGCGGCCCCGGTGCACAGGATCGCTGCACCCGGGTAGGTCGACGAACCGGCCAGCACGCCGGTCACGCCCTGGGTGTACTTGTCGTCTTTGGGTCCGGGCCGCGGCCACCGGGCCCGCACGTCGGCCGCCTCGATGCCCAGCACATCCGAGGGCGGCAGATCCAAACCGATGTCGACGAGTTCGACGCGGCCGCACTCCCCCAGCGCATGGACGGGTTTGAGCCCGCCGAACGTCACCGTCAGCGCTGCGTGCACGTGCGGTCCGTCCGCGGCGCCGGTCTGCACGTCGAGACCGCTGGGGATGTCGACGGCCACCACGGGGATCCCGGCGTCGTCGACGGCGGCGAACACCTCCGCGGCCGCGGGCCGCAGCGCCCCGGACCCGGAGATGCCCACGACTCCGTCGATCACGAGATCGGTTGCTGTCGGCACCTTTTCGACCACCCGCCCGCCGACCCCACGGAAGGCGGCGAGCCCCTTGGGGTGTGCGCGGTCCGGGTTGAGCAGCACCGCGGTGGCCGAAGCCCCACGCCGGCGCAGCAACGTCGCCGCCCACAGTGCGTCCCCGCCGTTGTCCCCGGACCCGACGACGGCGCAGACCGTCC
Protein-coding sequences here:
- the groL gene encoding chaperonin GroEL (60 kDa chaperone family; promotes refolding of misfolded polypeptides especially under stressful conditions; forms two stacked rings of heptamers to form a barrel-shaped 14mer; ends can be capped by GroES; misfolded proteins enter the barrel where they are refolded when GroES binds), translating into MSKQIEFNETARRAMEIGVDKLADAVKVTLGPRGRNVVLAKSWGGPTVTNDGVTIAREIDLEDPFENLGAQLVKSVATKTNDVAGDGTTTATVLAQALVRAGLRNVAAGANPIALGAGISKAADAVSEALLAAATPVDDKSGIAQVATVSSRDEQIGELVGEAMTKVGHDGVVTVEESSTLNTELEVTEGVGFDKGFISAYFVTDFDSQEAVLEDALVLLHREKVSSLPDLLPLLEKVAEAGKPLLIIAEDVEGEALSTLVVNAIRKTLKAVAVKAPFFGDRRKAFLDDLAVVTGGQVINPDVGLVLREVGLDVLGTARRVVVTKDSTVIVDGGGSADAIADRAKQLRAEIEATDSDWDREKLEERLAKLAGGVAVIKVGAATETDLKKRKEAVEDAVSAAKAAVEEGIVTGGGAALVQARKALDSLRGSVSGDEALGVEVFNSALSAPLYWIATNAGLDGSVVVNKVSELPAGQGFNAATLEFGDLLADGVVDPVKVTRSAVLNAASVARMVLTTETAIVDKPAEEEDHGHGHHHGHAH
- the groES gene encoding co-chaperone GroES; its protein translation is MASVNIKPLEDKILVQANEAETTTASGLVIPDTAKEKPQEGTVVAVGPGRWDDEGEKRIPLDVSEGDTVIYSKYGGTEIKYNGEEYLILSARDVLAVVNK
- a CDS encoding nuclear transport factor 2 family protein, producing MNRVEQVLAIHELLYRYAELVDAGDFDGVGLLLARGSFAGVAGAGPIAELFAATTRRYAEHGNTPRTRHLVLNPIVDVDGDTASARSTFCVVQATETVPLQPIVVGRYHDTFARDGDGWHFTAREVDVEHIGDVSAHLLINPRDFDRQAPPSLEC
- the tsaD gene encoding tRNA (adenosine(37)-N6)-threonylcarbamoyltransferase complex transferase subunit TsaD; this encodes MIILAIESSCDETGVGIAELSEDGTVTLLADEVASSVDEHARFGGVVPEIASRAHLEALGPTMRRALDTAGVGRPDVVAATIGPGLAGALLVGVAAAKAYSAAWQVPFYGVNHLGGHLAADVYDHGPLPESVGLLVSGGHTHLLHVRSLGEPIIELGSTVDDAAGEAYDKVARLLGLGYPGGKVLDDLARQGDREAIVFPRGMTGPRDDPFAFSFSGLKTAVARYVESHPEASQADVAAGFQEAVADVLTRKAVRAAETLGVSTLLIAGGVAANSRLRELAEQRCAEAGLTLRIPRPRLCTDNGAMIASFAAHLIAAGAPPSPLEAASDPGLPVVRSQVA
- the tsaB gene encoding tRNA (adenosine(37)-N6)-threonylcarbamoyltransferase complex dimerization subunit type 1 TsaB encodes the protein MSALVLAIDTATPAVTAGVVRRGDDGLSVLAERVTVDPRAHAERLTPNVLAAVRDAGITVDDFTAVVVGCGPGPFTGLRVGMATAAAYGHALGIPVYGVCSLDAIGVATSGEALVVTDARRREVYWARYRDGVRVDGPAVNAPADVPPGATVAAGSPDHAALFDVTVVGPQYPSVEGLVRAVTDWAAEPDALVPLYLRRPDATPRAEQTRR
- a CDS encoding MarR family winged helix-turn-helix transcriptional regulator → MDEALGPAQLRTYFALTEAVSVLQYAVQEQLRAEGDLSYVQFEILAKLVDADRPLTMTELADGVVYSRSGLTHQAGLLERARLITREPSAHDQRATLVLITEEGRARVAKVLPGHVEIVRELLFDSLSDDDVRTLGDIMSRTLGHMRARPPRSAKPRKRAAAP
- the rimI gene encoding ribosomal protein S18-alanine N-acetyltransferase, encoding MSVTYGALTEDDAARCADLEAQLFPGDDPWPARAFLAELSAPHNHYVAARADDILVGYGGIARLGRKEPYEYEIHTIGVDPDYQGRGIGRRMLEQLLEVADGGVIFLEVRTDNEPAIALYESVGFTRVGLRRRYYRVSGADAYTMRRDPPSVAKREVP
- a CDS encoding NADP-dependent oxidoreductase — protein: MKAARFHRYGGAEVLQYEDVQRPTPGPADVVVEVAGTSFNPVDAGIRGGYLSEVFPITFPHTPGIDVAGTIVQIGDGVTRWKVGDEVVGMLPMADPGAAADYAVAPADVLAPASRSVALADAAALPTVGLTAWQALFEIAALRAGQTILVNGAGGAVGGYAVQLAKQAGAVVTATAKPAGADRLRRFGADRLIDYIDYTTTPLAVEGQPFDVVLNLVSTTPDETAALAGVVADGGFLVGTMTSGPEDPQRGLRTQRVFVRSDATQLANLVSRVDAGELEVHVAERRPLNEIAAVHADADAGRLPGKTVLVPVSG